One window of the Spirochaetota bacterium genome contains the following:
- a CDS encoding response regulator, with product MYNVLIVDFSIMKDSLVKMFRDGGYSVELCESAYDAMKKLKSIDFDLVVSEVELPGDNAFDLYNYIQKAYPYIPTIMTTDRNIDTFFDVIFKEGIGNVLCKPFRKEEILNLADKLITKKNIFGLHNYIPGIIETKKIRITASKQIKKAVALIIQEIERWGFTIENKTTMTLILNEMVINAVYHSHGLTDEKKLRIAVQLDDDEFVDIYFGRSEHTYGIAIDDYNGKLSRMKILDSINKVIEQNILLDRAWETQEDVTDLISETGRGIDLVRKLAGEYYFIIQKNVRTEIIIIIDTLYKDDMTCTHSSLKIIEDLTKE from the coding sequence ATGTACAATGTTCTAATCGTTGATTTTTCCATAATGAAGGACTCCCTGGTGAAAATGTTCAGGGACGGAGGCTATAGCGTTGAATTATGCGAGTCCGCCTATGACGCCATGAAAAAGCTGAAGTCCATCGACTTCGATCTCGTCGTATCGGAAGTCGAGCTGCCGGGAGACAACGCCTTCGACCTGTACAATTATATCCAGAAGGCCTATCCTTATATCCCGACGATTATGACGACCGACCGTAACATTGACACCTTTTTCGACGTAATTTTCAAGGAAGGGATCGGCAACGTCCTGTGCAAGCCCTTCCGGAAAGAAGAGATCCTCAATCTCGCGGATAAGCTCATAACAAAGAAAAACATCTTCGGCCTCCACAATTACATACCCGGCATCATCGAGACGAAAAAAATACGCATTACCGCCTCGAAACAGATCAAGAAGGCCGTCGCACTGATTATCCAGGAAATAGAGCGCTGGGGATTCACGATCGAAAACAAGACAACCATGACGCTTATCCTCAACGAGATGGTCATCAACGCCGTGTATCATTCCCACGGGCTCACTGACGAGAAAAAGCTGCGCATCGCCGTACAGCTCGATGATGACGAGTTCGTGGACATCTATTTCGGCCGGTCCGAGCACACCTACGGTATAGCCATTGACGACTACAACGGGAAGCTGTCGCGGATGAAGATCCTGGACAGCATAAACAAGGTCATCGAACAGAACATTCTGCTGGACAGGGCGTGGGAAACGCAGGAGGACGTCACGGACCTGATTTCGGAAACGGGCCGGGGAATCGACCTGGTACGCAAGCTGGCGGGGGAATATTATTTCATCATCCAGAAAAACGTGCGCACCGAGATCATCATCATCATTGACACGCTTTATAAAGACGACATGACCTGCACGCATTCATCCCTCAAGATAATCGAGGACCTCACGAAGGAATAA
- the glpA gene encoding anaerobic glycerol-3-phosphate dehydrogenase subunit A: protein MQTQVLVIGGGATGTAVARDLALRGVQCILVEKADLNAGASGGNHGLLHSGGRYVSNDQEAARECKLEGDIIKKLMPQCVENTGGLFVAVEGDDEKFIADYPSFCAQCGVPCEAISPEEARDLEPTLSESVIAAYKVEDASVDPFKLTLLNINQAISLGSRRLRSTRVIGFDIQDKKIRRVLVRNVNTGNEFHIEVEQVVNCAGAWANQVTGLAGIEIPIQYSKGTLLVTNDRINYRIINRLRRPSDADILVPGGTVSIIGTTSTPVEDPDKIYPTVEEVDLIVREGAVMVPVLERSRFVRAYCGVRPLFGRGGGSDGRSISRGFALLDHSKENVDNLTTITGGKLTTFRLMAEKTVDLVCRKMGVTAPCLTGTEPLPTTTGGQWTEPGISPKRWMRSHEEGDMMICECEMVTRKAIDEIIESLKSHNEKVTLVDLCLRTRLGRGACQGAFCGMRAAAYLYERGEFTGREGLISIGKFFQERWKGIHSILWGDQLIQAELMESIHCGLFDEELHTQSS from the coding sequence TTGCAGACACAGGTTCTAGTTATCGGCGGCGGCGCCACCGGCACGGCTGTAGCCCGCGATCTGGCTTTGCGCGGCGTGCAGTGCATCCTGGTGGAAAAAGCCGACCTCAATGCCGGAGCGTCCGGAGGGAACCACGGCCTTCTCCACAGCGGCGGCAGGTACGTTTCCAACGACCAGGAGGCGGCGCGGGAATGCAAGCTGGAAGGCGATATCATAAAAAAGCTGATGCCCCAGTGCGTCGAGAATACGGGAGGCCTCTTTGTCGCCGTTGAAGGGGATGACGAGAAGTTCATCGCTGACTATCCCTCCTTCTGCGCCCAGTGCGGAGTCCCCTGCGAGGCCATATCGCCCGAGGAGGCGCGCGACCTGGAGCCGACCCTTTCCGAAAGCGTCATCGCCGCCTACAAGGTAGAGGACGCCTCGGTCGATCCTTTCAAGCTCACGCTCCTCAACATCAACCAGGCCATTTCCCTCGGCTCGCGGCGACTTCGCAGCACCAGGGTGATCGGTTTTGATATACAGGATAAAAAGATACGGCGCGTGCTGGTCCGAAATGTCAATACCGGCAATGAATTCCATATTGAGGTCGAGCAGGTGGTCAACTGCGCCGGCGCCTGGGCAAACCAGGTCACCGGTCTTGCCGGCATCGAGATTCCGATCCAGTATTCCAAGGGAACCCTCCTTGTCACGAACGACAGGATCAACTACCGCATCATCAACCGTCTCAGGCGCCCGTCCGACGCGGACATCCTGGTGCCGGGCGGCACCGTATCGATCATCGGCACTACCTCGACGCCGGTGGAGGACCCGGATAAAATTTACCCGACCGTGGAAGAGGTGGACCTGATAGTCCGAGAGGGCGCTGTAATGGTCCCGGTGCTTGAGCGGAGCCGTTTCGTCCGGGCCTACTGCGGCGTGCGGCCCCTCTTTGGCAGGGGAGGCGGCTCCGACGGGAGGAGCATCAGCCGCGGCTTCGCGCTCCTGGACCACTCAAAGGAGAACGTGGACAACCTGACGACCATAACCGGTGGCAAGCTCACCACCTTCAGGCTGATGGCCGAGAAGACCGTCGACCTGGTCTGCCGGAAAATGGGGGTAACCGCCCCCTGCCTGACCGGGACCGAGCCGCTTCCGACGACCACCGGCGGCCAGTGGACCGAGCCGGGCATATCCCCCAAGAGATGGATGCGCTCCCACGAAGAGGGCGATATGATGATCTGCGAATGCGAGATGGTCACCAGAAAAGCCATCGACGAGATCATCGAATCCCTGAAAAGTCACAATGAGAAAGTGACGCTTGTCGACCTCTGCCTGAGGACCCGCCTCGGCAGGGGCGCCTGCCAGGGGGCCTTCTGCGGCATGAGGGCGGCCGCCTACCTGTATGAGCGCGGCGAGTTCACCGGCCGGGAGGGGCTCATCAGTATCGGGAAGTTCTTCCAGGAGCGCTGGAAGGGAATACACTCCATTCTCTGGGGCGACCAGCTGATACAGGCGGAGCTCATGGAATCGATCCATTGCGGCCTCTTCGATGAAGAGCTGCACACACAATCCAGTTGA
- a CDS encoding DUF937 domain-containing protein yields the protein MGLFDQITEIAKGLGGQKGANQGLLEGVADMLKGGGLRNVVDTLMGSGLEDVVKSWVGTGGNKPISVEQLKSALGPEKLEELASRAGIPADQASKVLKDILPDIIDKLTPNGKVSE from the coding sequence ATGGGGTTGTTCGATCAGATTACTGAAATCGCAAAAGGCCTGGGAGGCCAGAAGGGCGCCAACCAGGGACTGCTGGAAGGGGTCGCGGACATGCTGAAGGGGGGCGGCCTCCGAAACGTCGTTGACACCTTGATGGGCAGCGGCCTTGAAGACGTCGTAAAATCCTGGGTGGGAACGGGAGGCAACAAACCGATCAGCGTCGAGCAGCTGAAGAGCGCCCTCGGTCCCGAGAAGCTCGAGGAGCTCGCCTCACGGGCCGGCATCCCGGCGGACCAGGCGTCAAAGGTGCTCAAGGACATCCTGCCGGACATCATCGACAAGCTGACGCCGAACGGAAAGGTATCGGAATAG
- a CDS encoding dodecin domain-containing protein — translation MNSVYKVIEIIGTSDTSWEDAAKNAIETASKSLKDIRVAEVKELDISVDNNKLVYRIKLRLSFKFVD, via the coding sequence GTGAACAGCGTTTATAAAGTCATAGAAATCATCGGGACCAGCGACACGTCCTGGGAAGACGCGGCTAAGAACGCCATAGAAACCGCATCTAAATCCTTAAAGGATATACGGGTCGCGGAAGTGAAGGAGCTTGATATCAGCGTCGACAACAACAAGCTTGTCTACCGCATCAAGCTGAGATTATCATTTAAGTTCGTGGATTAA
- a CDS encoding secondary thiamine-phosphate synthase enzyme YjbQ, which produces MKSLTEHLTFNTKKRRDYINITDTVEDLVIRSGVREGICLVNAMHITASVYINDAESGLIQDFDDFLEGLAPHEPVSRYRHNRTGEDNGDAHIKRSVMGREVVVAVTGGKLDFGPWEQIYYAEFDGMRPKKVLVKIIGE; this is translated from the coding sequence ATGAAATCTCTGACAGAACACCTTACCTTCAATACGAAAAAGCGCCGTGACTATATCAACATTACCGATACCGTCGAAGACCTTGTCATACGAAGCGGCGTCCGGGAAGGAATCTGCCTGGTGAACGCCATGCATATCACCGCCTCGGTCTACATCAACGACGCCGAGAGCGGCCTCATCCAGGACTTCGATGATTTCCTTGAGGGCCTCGCGCCCCATGAGCCTGTCTCCCGATACCGTCACAACCGCACCGGCGAGGATAACGGCGACGCCCATATCAAGAGGTCGGTCATGGGACGGGAGGTGGTTGTGGCCGTTACCGGGGGCAAGCTCGATTTCGGTCCCTGGGAGCAGATCTATTACGCCGAATTCGACGGCATGAGGCCCAAGAAGGTCCTGGTTAAGATAATCGGTGAATGA
- a CDS encoding UDP-glucose/GDP-mannose dehydrogenase family protein, with translation MKLSVIGTGYVGLVTGTCFADMGNDVWCIDIDEKKIQGLKNGILPIYEPGLDEMVKRNHTEGRLRFTTNLKEGISESMYAFIAVGTPSDEDGSADLQHVLEVARQIGRCIEKYIVIVDKSTVPVGTAEKVRQAVREELEKRGRGDIAFDVVSNPEFLKEGNAVEDFIRPDRVIIGADNSRSADLMRDLYSTFVRKGDRVMTMDIPSAELSKYAANAMLATRISFMNELAHLCEASGANIESVRKGIGSDSRIGNAFLYAGIGYGGSCFPKDVKALIYTLKDFGFDAKILSAVESVNKDQRTFFVNKIVGHLGENLEGKSFAVWGLAFKPQTDDMREAPAIDIITELRKRGASFKAYDPIAVENARKVIGDERIEYVKNNYDTLKGADALLLLTEWHHFRKPDFDKIKSLMKKPVIFDGRNQYEPDKMKELGFTYYSIGRN, from the coding sequence ATGAAACTTTCTGTCATCGGCACCGGCTATGTCGGTCTCGTTACCGGCACCTGCTTCGCCGACATGGGAAACGACGTGTGGTGCATCGATATAGACGAGAAGAAAATCCAGGGCCTGAAAAACGGCATTTTGCCGATTTACGAGCCCGGTCTCGATGAAATGGTGAAGAGGAATCATACTGAGGGAAGACTCAGGTTCACGACGAACCTGAAGGAGGGTATTTCAGAATCGATGTACGCCTTCATAGCCGTGGGAACGCCCTCCGATGAAGACGGGTCGGCTGACCTTCAGCACGTCCTCGAGGTGGCCCGCCAGATAGGCAGGTGCATAGAGAAATACATCGTTATCGTCGACAAGTCGACGGTTCCGGTGGGCACGGCGGAAAAGGTGCGACAGGCCGTCAGGGAAGAGCTTGAGAAGAGGGGAAGGGGTGACATCGCCTTTGACGTTGTATCCAATCCCGAGTTTCTCAAGGAAGGGAACGCAGTGGAGGACTTTATCAGGCCGGACCGCGTCATCATCGGCGCGGACAACAGCCGGTCCGCGGACCTGATGCGGGACCTCTATTCGACCTTTGTCCGCAAGGGCGACCGCGTCATGACCATGGACATACCTTCCGCTGAACTGTCGAAATACGCCGCCAACGCGATGCTGGCGACGCGGATCAGCTTCATGAACGAACTCGCTCACCTGTGCGAAGCGTCCGGCGCAAACATCGAGAGCGTGCGAAAAGGCATCGGTTCTGACAGCCGGATCGGCAACGCCTTCCTGTACGCGGGCATTGGGTACGGCGGATCCTGTTTCCCCAAGGACGTCAAGGCCCTTATCTATACGCTGAAGGATTTTGGTTTTGACGCCAAGATATTGAGCGCCGTGGAGTCGGTGAACAAGGACCAGCGTACTTTCTTTGTGAACAAGATTGTCGGCCACCTGGGAGAGAACCTCGAGGGGAAAAGTTTCGCGGTATGGGGCCTTGCCTTTAAGCCGCAGACCGATGACATGCGGGAAGCCCCGGCCATTGATATCATCACCGAGCTGAGAAAACGCGGCGCCTCTTTCAAGGCTTATGATCCCATCGCGGTGGAAAACGCGCGGAAGGTCATCGGCGATGAGAGAATCGAATACGTGAAAAACAACTACGATACGCTGAAGGGGGCCGACGCCCTCCTGCTCCTTACGGAATGGCATCACTTCAGGAAGCCCGATTTCGACAAGATTAAGTCGCTGATGAAAAAGCCGGTCATCTTCGACGGAAGGAACCAGTATGAGCCGGATAAGATGAAGGAGCTGGGGTTTACGTATTATAGTATAGGCAGGAATTAA
- a CDS encoding TatD family hydrolase, whose translation MNLVDAHCHLESDHFVNDLDRVINEARCAGIVKLITSSITPGQWELSRSIADRYAEVECALGIHPWYIRESYRDAIQGLYAARDLGAVAIGEIGLDRKSEMVPFDRQLDFFEAQLSVAREIDLPVIIHCRGAFNELILSLKQGGPLRAGGIIHSFSGSPELADELIRLGLSFSMGGTLTYRNSKKRAAVMKRIYPGHFLLETDSPDIPPVQKHGEINRPHYILYSLEAAVEITGDTVEQVAEHTTANAMRLFNLRV comes from the coding sequence ATGAACCTGGTCGACGCCCACTGCCATCTCGAAAGCGATCATTTCGTCAATGATCTTGACCGTGTCATCAACGAGGCCCGCTGCGCCGGCATCGTCAAGCTCATAACCTCGTCGATTACGCCTGGCCAGTGGGAGTTATCCCGGAGCATCGCAGACCGCTATGCCGAGGTGGAATGCGCCCTGGGGATCCACCCCTGGTATATCCGGGAGAGCTACCGGGACGCGATCCAGGGACTGTACGCCGCCCGGGACCTGGGCGCGGTCGCCATCGGCGAGATAGGCCTCGACAGGAAAAGCGAGATGGTGCCCTTCGACAGGCAATTGGATTTTTTTGAGGCCCAGCTTTCCGTTGCCAGGGAGATCGACCTTCCCGTGATCATACACTGCCGCGGCGCCTTCAACGAGCTGATCCTGTCGCTCAAGCAGGGCGGCCCGCTGCGCGCCGGCGGCATCATACATTCCTTCTCGGGAAGCCCCGAGCTCGCCGACGAGCTCATCAGGCTGGGCCTCTCCTTTTCCATGGGAGGCACCCTCACCTACCGCAACAGTAAAAAACGCGCAGCCGTCATGAAGAGGATCTACCCAGGGCATTTCCTCCTGGAGACCGACAGCCCCGATATCCCGCCGGTCCAGAAGCACGGCGAGATCAACAGGCCTCACTATATTCTTTACAGCCTTGAGGCCGCGGTGGAGATCACGGGGGATACGGTCGAACAGGTGGCGGAGCATACAACGGCAAACGCGATGAGGTTGTTTAATTTGCGGGTATAA
- a CDS encoding pentapeptide repeat-containing protein yields the protein MKPPLIPQKILLCVTLLLLSALLATDCRRFIVRRIFISKKLEGINLSGMDFYNTNLENINLARARLVKTNLSFSNLKNSRLVNADLREAELSAADLTGADLRGANLRNTHLRNAVLRKANLVGAYLYDADLSGADVRDALMTAGVAEGSDMTVINQIMDRNGLVQYAHFRNADLAGAAVSGKWKSFIQQQGVRNFDKIIWVK from the coding sequence ATGAAACCGCCCCTGATACCACAGAAGATTTTACTTTGCGTGACATTGCTCCTCCTGTCGGCACTGCTCGCGACAGACTGCCGCCGCTTCATAGTGAGGAGGATATTCATAAGCAAAAAACTCGAAGGGATCAACCTCTCCGGGATGGATTTCTATAACACAAACCTCGAAAACATAAACCTCGCCAGGGCCAGGCTCGTTAAGACCAATCTCAGTTTCTCCAATCTTAAAAACTCACGGCTCGTTAACGCCGACCTCAGGGAGGCCGAGCTGAGCGCAGCCGATCTCACCGGCGCGGACCTCCGCGGGGCCAATCTCAGGAACACGCATCTCAGGAACGCAGTTTTAAGGAAGGCAAACCTCGTCGGCGCCTATTTATACGACGCCGACCTGAGCGGCGCCGACGTGCGTGACGCGCTGATGACGGCCGGCGTCGCGGAAGGCTCCGATATGACCGTTATAAATCAAATCATGGACCGGAACGGCCTCGTCCAGTACGCTCATTTCCGGAACGCGGACCTCGCCGGCGCGGCCGTAAGCGGCAAATGGAAGAGCTTCATTCAGCAGCAGGGCGTGAGGAATTTTGACAAGATAATATGGGTGAAGTGA
- a CDS encoding DUF1343 domain-containing protein has protein sequence MIHTGLDRLLARSDTLRNRNVGLIANHTSVNNALRYSWDLLSGEGVEIRKIFSPEHGLFGTEQDQVPVSGRIDFPFDIINLYGETGDSLAPVRSHLAGLDCVLFDIQDIGTRYYTYVNTMVLFLKELHSQDIELMVLDRPNPLGGNAVEGPVLKKGFESFVGLLPVPVRHGLTAGELARLAVDYFKLDVNLRVIEMTGWSRDMFYDDTGLPWVPPSPNMPTLKTAFVYPGMCLFEGTSASEGRGTTTPFEMIGAPGVSPRDLADRLNEWDLPGVYFRPVYFKPTFNKFRGETVGGVYIHVTDREIFRPFLAGIALVCALRDMMPGFQFLSGVYEFNDRHPAFDLLAGGSVIREMICEGKPLDRIEALWEKEEKVFAGITGEYHIYPQ, from the coding sequence ATGATACATACCGGTCTTGACCGTCTCCTCGCCAGATCCGATACGCTGAGAAACAGAAACGTAGGGTTGATCGCGAACCATACGTCCGTCAACAACGCCCTGAGGTACAGCTGGGACCTCCTGAGCGGCGAAGGCGTCGAAATCAGAAAGATCTTTTCGCCGGAGCACGGCCTTTTCGGAACCGAACAGGACCAGGTCCCCGTTTCCGGCCGTATCGATTTCCCTTTCGACATCATCAACCTGTACGGGGAGACCGGCGATTCGCTCGCGCCGGTCCGGTCCCATCTCGCCGGGCTCGATTGCGTCCTGTTCGACATACAGGATATCGGAACGCGGTATTATACCTATGTGAACACGATGGTATTGTTCCTGAAGGAGCTTCATTCGCAGGACATCGAATTGATGGTCCTTGACCGCCCCAATCCCCTCGGCGGGAACGCCGTGGAAGGCCCTGTTTTAAAAAAAGGATTCGAATCCTTCGTGGGACTGCTGCCGGTGCCGGTGCGGCACGGGCTCACTGCCGGGGAGCTTGCCCGCCTCGCCGTTGACTATTTCAAGCTTGACGTCAATCTCAGGGTGATCGAGATGACCGGGTGGAGCCGCGACATGTTCTACGATGACACGGGTCTGCCCTGGGTCCCGCCTTCGCCGAATATGCCGACCCTTAAAACCGCCTTTGTGTATCCCGGCATGTGCCTGTTCGAGGGCACCAGCGCGTCGGAGGGGAGGGGAACCACGACGCCCTTCGAGATGATAGGCGCGCCGGGGGTCAGCCCCCGGGACCTCGCGGATCGCCTCAATGAATGGGATCTGCCGGGCGTTTATTTCAGGCCGGTATATTTTAAGCCGACGTTCAATAAATTCCGCGGCGAAACCGTCGGCGGCGTGTATATTCACGTCACTGACCGGGAGATATTCAGGCCTTTTCTTGCCGGTATCGCCCTGGTATGCGCCCTCCGCGATATGATGCCCGGGTTCCAGTTTTTATCAGGCGTATACGAATTCAACGACAGGCATCCGGCTTTCGACCTCCTCGCCGGCGGCTCGGTTATCCGGGAAATGATATGTGAGGGTAAGCCCCTTGATAGGATAGAGGCCCTGTGGGAGAAAGAGGAAAAGGTCTTCGCCGGCATTACCGGGGAATATCACATCTATCCCCAATAG
- a CDS encoding Ldh family oxidoreductase, whose translation MEEKIYWIDFNTMERFMVDVLKAAGVPDEDARICADILITSDKRGIDSHGINRLKPIYIDRIKDGILNPITKMEVVREGPTTAVIDGHDGMGHVIAKRSMDMAIDKARKFGMGMVAVRNSSHYGIAGYFTIKAAEADMIGITGTNARPSIAPTFGIENMLGTNPLVFGIPTDEEFPFVIDCATSISQRGKIEVYARQGKVMPEGWVIDNQGNSTTDANEALKKLIDGTAALTPLGGIGEDGGGYKGYGYATVIEILCAALQAGSFLKMLTGFDKGRKVPYHLGHFFMAIDISHFIDPADFKKTAGDILREIRSSKKMPGQERIYTAGEKEYLAWLDRKDRGVPVNKSLQEDIVALRDSLNIKGYDFPF comes from the coding sequence ATGGAAGAAAAGATTTACTGGATAGATTTTAACACCATGGAGAGGTTCATGGTCGACGTCCTAAAGGCGGCAGGAGTGCCCGATGAGGACGCCAGGATCTGCGCGGACATACTCATCACGTCGGACAAGCGGGGCATAGATTCCCACGGCATAAACCGGCTCAAGCCGATATATATCGACCGCATAAAAGACGGGATCCTCAATCCCATTACCAAAATGGAAGTGGTGAGGGAGGGGCCGACCACGGCGGTCATTGACGGCCATGACGGCATGGGCCACGTGATCGCGAAGAGATCCATGGATATGGCCATAGACAAGGCCCGGAAGTTCGGCATGGGGATGGTGGCCGTGCGCAATTCATCCCATTACGGCATCGCAGGCTATTTCACCATCAAGGCGGCGGAGGCGGACATGATCGGCATCACCGGCACGAACGCCCGTCCCAGCATCGCGCCGACCTTCGGCATCGAGAACATGCTGGGCACCAATCCCCTTGTGTTCGGCATACCCACCGACGAGGAGTTCCCCTTCGTGATCGACTGCGCCACGTCCATTTCGCAGCGCGGGAAGATCGAAGTTTACGCCCGCCAGGGGAAGGTAATGCCCGAGGGGTGGGTGATCGATAACCAGGGGAACTCGACGACTGACGCGAATGAGGCCCTTAAGAAGCTCATCGACGGCACCGCGGCCCTGACGCCCCTGGGCGGTATCGGCGAGGACGGCGGCGGGTACAAGGGCTACGGATACGCCACCGTCATTGAAATATTGTGCGCCGCCCTCCAGGCCGGAAGCTTTCTGAAAATGCTCACCGGCTTCGACAAGGGCAGGAAAGTCCCCTATCACCTGGGCCATTTTTTCATGGCCATCGATATATCCCATTTCATCGATCCGGCTGATTTCAAAAAGACGGCCGGCGACATTCTCAGGGAAATCCGGTCATCGAAGAAAATGCCGGGCCAGGAGCGGATCTACACGGCAGGAGAGAAGGAATACCTGGCATGGCTGGACCGTAAAGACCGGGGCGTGCCGGTCAACAAGAGCCTCCAGGAGGACATTGTCGCCCTGCGGGACAGCCTGAACATCAAGGGATATGATTTCCCGTTTTAA
- the glpB gene encoding glycerol-3-phosphate dehydrogenase subunit GlpB translates to MALPKSHNYDPAHVFDVMVIGSGIAGMAASLFAVNRKLSTVQAGSAGGTLFTSGLFDLLSVYPIGEKRLWENPWEAIDAMRRDGSRHPYGRISNEDIQVSFDEMISFLGASEMKLRFDQNRNLKVITSMGTIKYSYCVPESMWHGVEAYETKAPCLIVDFHGLKEFGARQIAVTLKGEWPSIRTLRVAFPGTAGRDEIYAVHLARDLELSETREALARLIKPELGDARFVGLPAVLGIKRTSVITAHLSKLLGVPVFEIPMMPASVPGFRLKEIFDSELPQKGLLRLIDKRVESVNRSENGNFLLNIGGNDQSQIIQARSVILATGRFMGKGLLSDRKGIFEPLFNLPLHQPADRTAWHHERFLHPAGHPINSAGVEVDGLFRPVDGEGKPIYENLFAAGTILAHQDWMRMKCGSGLAIATAYAAVNAFIENFMKTSARESA, encoded by the coding sequence ATGGCACTGCCGAAATCACATAATTACGATCCAGCCCATGTCTTTGACGTCATGGTCATAGGCTCCGGCATAGCCGGCATGGCCGCCTCGCTCTTCGCCGTCAACCGGAAGCTTTCCACCGTGCAGGCCGGGAGCGCAGGCGGAACGCTCTTCACCAGCGGGCTCTTTGACCTTCTTTCTGTGTACCCCATCGGGGAAAAAAGGCTCTGGGAAAATCCCTGGGAAGCCATTGACGCCATGCGCCGCGACGGCTCGAGACATCCCTACGGCCGCATCTCCAACGAAGACATCCAGGTCTCCTTCGATGAAATGATATCCTTTCTCGGCGCATCGGAGATGAAGCTGCGCTTCGACCAGAACCGCAACCTCAAGGTGATCACCTCCATGGGCACCATCAAGTACAGCTACTGCGTCCCGGAATCGATGTGGCACGGCGTCGAGGCCTACGAAACCAAGGCCCCGTGCCTTATCGTCGATTTTCACGGCCTCAAGGAGTTCGGCGCCCGCCAGATCGCCGTCACCCTGAAGGGGGAGTGGCCTTCGATCCGCACGCTGCGCGTCGCCTTTCCCGGCACGGCGGGACGCGACGAGATCTACGCGGTCCATCTCGCCCGTGACCTGGAGCTGTCGGAAACGCGCGAGGCCCTGGCCCGTCTCATAAAGCCTGAGCTCGGGGACGCCAGGTTTGTCGGGCTCCCGGCGGTCCTCGGCATTAAAAGGACGTCCGTCATCACGGCCCATCTTTCGAAGCTCCTCGGCGTCCCGGTCTTCGAGATACCGATGATGCCCGCTTCCGTACCCGGCTTCAGGCTGAAGGAGATCTTCGACTCGGAGCTTCCTCAGAAGGGGCTCCTACGGCTCATCGACAAGCGGGTGGAATCGGTCAACCGCTCCGAAAACGGCAATTTTCTCCTGAACATAGGGGGCAACGACCAGTCGCAGATCATCCAGGCGCGGTCGGTAATACTGGCCACCGGCAGGTTCATGGGCAAGGGGCTCCTCTCCGACCGGAAGGGCATTTTCGAGCCCCTCTTCAATCTGCCGCTTCACCAGCCCGCTGACAGAACAGCATGGCACCATGAGCGGTTCCTTCACCCGGCCGGTCACCCGATCAACAGCGCCGGCGTTGAGGTCGACGGCCTGTTCCGTCCCGTTGACGGCGAGGGGAAGCCAATCTATGAGAATCTTTTCGCGGCCGGGACGATCCTGGCCCATCAGGACTGGATGAGGATGAAGTGCGGCTCCGGTCTTGCCATAGCCACCGCCTACGCTGCGGTCAACGCCTTCATTGAGAATTTTATGAAAACATCCGCAAGGGAAAGCGCGTAA
- a CDS encoding translation elongation factor-like protein produces MEEEKVGIIVKYFAKPNVAAIELTDGSLKVGDTIRIHGHSTDFQQQIDSMQIEHATVTVAEKGASIGIKVKDRVREHDVVYIVK; encoded by the coding sequence ATGGAAGAAGAAAAAGTCGGCATCATTGTCAAGTATTTCGCCAAGCCCAATGTGGCCGCCATTGAATTGACCGACGGCTCGCTGAAAGTCGGGGATACCATCCGCATTCATGGCCATAGCACCGATTTTCAGCAGCAGATCGATTCTATGCAGATCGAACACGCCACAGTGACAGTAGCTGAAAAGGGCGCGTCGATAGGCATCAAGGTCAAAGACCGCGTCCGCGAACATGATGTCGTCTATATCGTGAAGTAG